From the genome of Cyanobacteria bacterium GSL.Bin1:
GAAATAGAACAAATTACACTAAAATTATGTTGACAAAATCACGAAAAAATGCAAATTTATGAGCATATTTTTTAGCGATTGAAAGGTGTGGGGTATCGTGAAAAATTATGCAAGTGTGAATCAAAGCGGATTCAATCGAACGAACCAGCCGTTTTGGCAACAACCCCTAAGATTAAAATCACTATTATTAGGGATAACCGGGTTGAGTGCGATGGGGCTCTTTGCCGTCCTCACCCAATTGTCTGTCAATGCTCAAAATATTGCTCGCAATACACAACAAACAGGACAATGGCTCAATGCATCCTTCCCCGTTGAAAACTTTCAAACCTATACTTCTCCTTTTGGCTATCGCCAATCCCCAATAACGGGAAAAACACAGTTTCATCGTGGACTGGACTTAGCCGCACCAATGGGCAGTTACATCCGCAACTGGTGGGGTGGGAAAATTACTCAACTCTCTGATCATACGGCTTGCGGAACAATGGTTGTTATTCAATCAGGACAGTGGGAACATATCTATTGCCATCTCAAAGGTCGGGTGCAGAAAACAAGTGCCGGTTTAGTCTTGATTGATCGAGAAGGGGGAATTCGTTTAAGACAAGGTCAACAAGTTGCTACAGGAACTCGGATTGGGCGCGTGGGAATGACCGGACGCACCACTGGACCCCATTTGCATTGGGGCTTAAAGTATGCAGGAGAATATATCGATCCCGGCTTAGTATTACGGCAAATGTATCAAGAACAAGCCGCTGTGCAGTAATCAGAACCCTCATCATTTTCTTTGATGTGACGAATGACTGTCAACTGACTTTCAACGCTGATTTCTCATTTCAAGACTGGGTTCGCGATCGCGCAACCCCTATCCCTACTTATACAAGCTAAAATGTAACGAAATGCAAAGTATAATGAGAACGGAAACTTAAGTCAGTCAAACAACCATGCGGGTCATAATTGCAGGAGCAGGGTTAGCAGGGCTTTCCTGCGCCAAATATCTAGTTGATGCGGGACACACTCCCATCGTCCTCGAACGTCGTGATGTTTTAGGCGGCAAAGTTGCCGCTTGGAAAGATGAAGAGGGGGACTGGTATGAAACTGGTTTGCACATCTTTTTTGGGGCATATCCCAACATGTTGCAACTATTTAAAGAACTTGACATTGAAGATCGCTTGCAATGGAAAGAACACACAATGATTTTCAATCGTCCTGAAAAACCGGGAACTTACTCCCGTTTCGATTTCCCCAATCTCCCTGCACCCATTAATGGTGTTGTTGCAATTTTGAGAAACAACGATATGCTCTCTTGGCCTGAAAAAATCCGCTTTGGCATTGGCTTAATTCCTGCCATGTTGCGCGGACAAGGGTATGTAGAAGCCATGGATCGCTACACCTGGTCGGAGTGGATGGAACGGCAGAATATGCCCAAACGGGTAGAAAAAGAAGTCTTTATTGCCATGTCCAAGGCATTAAACTTTATTAACCCCAACGAAATTTCAGCCACGATTCTTCTGACCGCTCTCAATCGCTTCTTGCAAGAAAAAAATGGCTCCAAGATGGCGTTTTTAGATGGCTCACCCACGGAACGTTTATGTCAACCGATGGTTGATTATATTACCGAACGGGGTGGGGAAGTGCGCCTTAATGCTCCGTTAAAAGAGATTTTACTCAATGAAGACAACAGCGTGCGCGGATATCTCATGCGCGGTTTAAATGGCGCAGAAGATGAAGTACTGAGTGCGGATGCTTACGTCTCTGCAATGCCCGTTGATCCGTTCAAGTTGATGTTACCCCAACCTTGGAAACAAATGGACTTCTTCAAGCAATTAGATGGCTTAGAAGGGGTTCCTGTCATCAACTTGCACCTGTGGTTTGATCGCAAACTAACCGATATCGATCACCTCTTATTTTCTCGTTCAGACTTACTCAGTGTTTACGCCGATATGAGCAATGCCTGTCGTGGTTATGAAAATCGCGATCGCTCGATGCTAGAGTTAGTGCTTGCCCCTGCTAAAGACTGGATTGGCAAATCTGACGCCGAAATTGTCGCCGCCACCATGGAAGAGTTAAAACAACTGTTCCCCAAATATTTCACCGGTGAAGATCGCGCTCAGTTGTTAAAATCTCATGTGGTGAAAACCCCACAGTCTGTTTATAAAGCCACAGCTGGAAGACAAGCCCATCGCCCCTCCCAAGAAACACCGATTTCCAATTTCTATCTCACCGGTGATTACACCATGCAAAAATATTTAGCAAGCATGGAAGGGGCAGTATTATCCGGAAAATTAACGGCTCAAGCGATTGCCAAAACAGAATCTCCTGTAAGTTCTGTGGAAAAATCGGAGAAAAAGGCCGTTTCTGTGGCAAAATGATTTTCTGTGTTCCAATGTATCGATTAATGGGACAATTTTCGTGTCTTAAAGTGAACCCTATTAGCCTGCGGTGAATGCTGCAACTGCCTAACCCAGAACAGACTTGTTCCCACCCCTCCGTCGAATCCGCTTATGAGTTCTGCCGTCAAGTGACAGCGGAATACTCGAAGACGTTCTATCTCGGTACGCTTCTCATGCCCAAGGAGAAGCGCAAAGCAATTTGGGCCATTTACGTCTGGTGTCGGCGTACTGACCAACTGGTCGATGGCCCCGAAGCCGAGTTTACCACGCTCGATACCCTCGATCAGTGGGAAGAAACCTTAGAATCGATTTTTGCCGGTTATCCTGTGGAAAACCCGGATGTGGCCCTCGTAGATACCTTAGAGCGTTTTCCCTTAGATATTCAGCCCTTCCGAGATATGATTGCCGGCCAACGGATGGATTTAAAGCGCGATCGGTATGAAACCTTTGATGAGCTCTATCTTTACTGTTATCGCGTTGCCGGCACGGTCGGCTTGATGTCGAATGCGGTGTTAGGGGTGGAACCAGAGAAGGGAACGCCTCCTTGGCGAAAACAAGAACCGACTCATATTCCCACGGAAGAAGCTGTCGCACTCGGTATTGCTAACCAGCTCACTAATATTTTGAGAGATGTGGGGGAAGATGCGGAACGTGGACGCATTTATCTCCCCTTAGAAGATTTAAGACGCTTTAATTATTGTGAGGAAGATCTCTTGCAAGGGGTAATCAATGAAAATTGGCGACAATTAATGCAATTTCAAATTGAACGGGCACGAGGATTTTATACACAAGCTGAGAAGGGAATTTGTGATCTCAGCCGAGATTCGCGATGGCCCGTTTGGACAGCATTAATGCTTTATCAGGGAATTTTAGATGTTATAGAACGGAACCAGTATGATGTATTTAATCAACGGGCGTATGTTCCGAAAGGCAAGAAATTTCTCTATTTACCTATTGCTTGGTTAAGAGCACAAGTGCTTTAATAATTGGGAGGGAATCTGGAAGAAAGGGAGATTAACAATGACCAGTGACTATTTAACCGAGAGAGGATGAGAGGGCGACAAGGAGTTCAAGCACATCTTTATTCCCTACTCCTGATTGCCTGTTGGCTAAAGAACAAAGCATGAATAACCAATCACCCTATTGGAAAGATGATCAATTGGAAAACACTACCCACACAGCGGGGAATTTATCAGATCACCACTGGTAGTGTCAGTTACGTTGGCTTATCAGACAATATTCAACTCCGCGTCAAGCAACATTTAGAAAGTTCTTCCTGTCGTTCTCGTATTATCCTCGATACCAAGAAAGCAAAAATTCAGATCTTGGAATTACTCCCCAATAGTGATGATAAGACGCTTGCCTTGCGAGAGTGGTATTGGTTTTCCAAACTCAAGCGGAAAGGGCACATTATGGTCAATGACCCGAAAACGTTGGGCAAAACTAAAAGCGGGCAGTTTTTTCCCTCTCAAGACGCGATCGCGCAAACCAATTCACCCTTTTCTTTTGGCTGTGGTGTCAAGCTAGCAGGAATAACAACAGTCGTTATCGGATTTTTCTGCGCTGGCTTTTTAGCAGCAGGAAATATGATTCAACATCGGGTCTCGAATCAACCAGATCCCCCAACCGAGAAGTCCTCACAAACCAACTCAGCCTCTCAGCGTCCCAGTCAGCAGGAAAAACAGGAAGGGACGAATCGTAACATCTCTGCCGAGTTAGAACCCTTAAGTGCTTGTATTACTCCTTTACAACGCGGCAGTGCCAAAGAAGCCATACAACTCTTACAACGTCAGTTACAGCAACTCGGCTATTACGAAGGAGAACAGGATGGCATGTATGGTCCGGGAACGGAAGGGGCTGTCGCAGAATTTCAACGGGATCACAATTTAGGGGTAGATGGTATTGTCGGTTGTCAGACCCAAGTTGCGATTAATCAGGCATTACGTTAATTGTTAGTTAGGGGTGACAACCTGGGTCGGATTGAGACTGGGGTTAGGTTTTCGGGATTCGGGGATCATGACGTCATCTATTATGGGCAAGCAGTAACTTTTCAAGATTGGACTTTCCTTTAATCATTTCCCTTTTTTTCTGAGGGGTCACTATTCTGAGAAATCCATATTTTTTGATGCGGCAGGGAAAGATCAATACCGGCTTGATCAAAGGCAATTTTAAGCCGACGACGATATTCTCGGGCAATGGGCCACTGTTGTAAAGGTTTGG
Proteins encoded in this window:
- a CDS encoding peptidoglycan DD-metalloendopeptidase family protein, whose product is MGLFAVLTQLSVNAQNIARNTQQTGQWLNASFPVENFQTYTSPFGYRQSPITGKTQFHRGLDLAAPMGSYIRNWWGGKITQLSDHTACGTMVVIQSGQWEHIYCHLKGRVQKTSAGLVLIDREGGIRLRQGQQVATGTRIGRVGMTGRTTGPHLHWGLKYAGEYIDPGLVLRQMYQEQAAVQ
- the pds gene encoding 15-cis-phytoene desaturase codes for the protein MRVIIAGAGLAGLSCAKYLVDAGHTPIVLERRDVLGGKVAAWKDEEGDWYETGLHIFFGAYPNMLQLFKELDIEDRLQWKEHTMIFNRPEKPGTYSRFDFPNLPAPINGVVAILRNNDMLSWPEKIRFGIGLIPAMLRGQGYVEAMDRYTWSEWMERQNMPKRVEKEVFIAMSKALNFINPNEISATILLTALNRFLQEKNGSKMAFLDGSPTERLCQPMVDYITERGGEVRLNAPLKEILLNEDNSVRGYLMRGLNGAEDEVLSADAYVSAMPVDPFKLMLPQPWKQMDFFKQLDGLEGVPVINLHLWFDRKLTDIDHLLFSRSDLLSVYADMSNACRGYENRDRSMLELVLAPAKDWIGKSDAEIVAATMEELKQLFPKYFTGEDRAQLLKSHVVKTPQSVYKATAGRQAHRPSQETPISNFYLTGDYTMQKYLASMEGAVLSGKLTAQAIAKTESPVSSVEKSEKKAVSVAK
- a CDS encoding squalene/phytoene synthase family protein, giving the protein MLQLPNPEQTCSHPSVESAYEFCRQVTAEYSKTFYLGTLLMPKEKRKAIWAIYVWCRRTDQLVDGPEAEFTTLDTLDQWEETLESIFAGYPVENPDVALVDTLERFPLDIQPFRDMIAGQRMDLKRDRYETFDELYLYCYRVAGTVGLMSNAVLGVEPEKGTPPWRKQEPTHIPTEEAVALGIANQLTNILRDVGEDAERGRIYLPLEDLRRFNYCEEDLLQGVINENWRQLMQFQIERARGFYTQAEKGICDLSRDSRWPVWTALMLYQGILDVIERNQYDVFNQRAYVPKGKKFLYLPIAWLRAQVL
- a CDS encoding GIY-YIG nuclease family protein, translated to MINWKTLPTQRGIYQITTGSVSYVGLSDNIQLRVKQHLESSSCRSRIILDTKKAKIQILELLPNSDDKTLALREWYWFSKLKRKGHIMVNDPKTLGKTKSGQFFPSQDAIAQTNSPFSFGCGVKLAGITTVVIGFFCAGFLAAGNMIQHRVSNQPDPPTEKSSQTNSASQRPSQQEKQEGTNRNISAELEPLSACITPLQRGSAKEAIQLLQRQLQQLGYYEGEQDGMYGPGTEGAVAEFQRDHNLGVDGIVGCQTQVAINQALR